The genomic segment CCATAACGATAGTCAGTTGTCAAGCCATGCGCCAAGCTACGTTTCACCATGACCAAATCGGGACGAATATCGACCACAGGGAACTTAGCGGAGGTTATGGTAGGAAGGCAGACTGTAGAATCTGTCAAAGAGGCATATTCTATAGATGTCACATTGCCAAGTCCATCAGTAACGGTATTGATTTTTCCCGATGAAACCGAATAATTCTGAGTTGCATAGAGTCGCATCTTGATAGGATCTGAGGCATTGGCATTATAGATATTCTTGCCATACCCCATGATACTCATTTGACCATCACCCGTGAAATCACCGACAATAACATTTCCACCAATGGCATCTGTTTCCCCATTTGTAAATACCACCTTCTCTTGTACCAGCTTTTCACCAGTAGAACGAAGCCAAGCTACCTGAGTATTTCTGAAAGAGTAATGATTATGAAAGCCACCATGATACTTATAGTCTGATTTCAAAGCGAGCAAATCGGTCTTACCGTCACCATCCATATCAAATGGGATAATCTCGTACTTGTCATCATCCTTACCAGTGTTCTTATCCTTCATGTCCAATCTGATGGCATATTTTGCTGTAAATGTGCCATCACCATTGTTGAAAGCAAAGTTTGCATTGCCATTGTTGTCACAATGAACAAAATCCACAAGACCATCACCATTGAAATCGCCTTGCTCCATCAAGATGTCATCGCCAAAGGTTGTACCTGTCTTAGAGTTCTGTTCCGTAAAGGCAGTAGCAAAACTATCTGTACCATTATTAAAATAGATTTTGTAGCCACCATCATAAGTGAACAACAAATCAGGCATACCATCATTGTTGAAATCGCCCGAGAAAATCTTCTTCGGAATCTTAGGAAATACAAATGAGAGTAGAGTTTCATTTGCCAATTCTTGCTTATCAACGAAATTCAAGCAACCACCTAAATATTTTCCATCTTTAGATGTAGCCTCCACATAAAATATTTCCGTCTTTCCATCTTTGTTTATGTCTATAGATGTGTATAATGGCATTTCCCTAGCAGCTCGCAAATTAGAGACCTTACCCATAATCACATTAGAAGCGCCTTGGAAGACACGCCAAATTACATACTGGTGATCCTGATCTAAATGTGTATCTGTATTTAACATAGGCACAAGAACATCTGCTTTTCCATCACCATTAAAATCCAAAACAGTACTTCCCCCAGGACGACTAACCATACCTTGAATGTCACAAACGCCATCTATCTTACTCTGCTTTACATAATCGAATACAACATTACTTGTGTTATCTCTCTTCGCTTTAAAGAAATACGCTATCGTTCTAGGGTGCCATTCTTCATTATAGCCACCTCGTCCATTATTATATTTAATATAATCATCCTTGACATAAGCCAATTTCACTATATCGGACAACCCATCACCATTAAAATCCGCACTAATAAAACCGCTATTGACAATTTCTTGATTAAAACCATGGTAATCTGCATCTATCTTTGGATAAGACACTCTTCTATCTAATCCTGCAAAACCATGCCATCCAAACACAATCGGATTGAAACATTCACCCTTGCCATTATATTCCGTTACTTTCACCAAGCGTGAATATCGTATTTTCGAGGCATCCAAAGTTGAGTCGTATTCACACACATATCTGCGATAGACATCATTGCCTGTCGCTGTTGTGATTTCACTAAGTCTTCTATCAACATTAGACACCCTACCACCCAACGTCACACACTGAGTATTTTTATTCAAAATACTTTGGTACGTAAAAGTAACCGTAGATGTGTTAGGAGTTGACAAACTATAGTTCTTTCCATAAGTTATTTTAGCTGGATATATACAATTTCCAACATGAATATAACTATAGGTCATCGTATTGCCATACACATCTTCCACCTTATCTATATACCAAGCTTGAATACGAGTTCGAGAAGCTTGTGTATAGAACAAACGAGAATCGGAACCGCTACCATAAGAACAAGTCA from the Segatella copri genome contains:
- a CDS encoding FG-GAP repeat domain-containing protein → MNKNTQCVTLGGRVSNVDRRLSEITTATGNDVYRRYVCEYDSTLDASKIRYSRLVKVTEYNGKGECFNPIVFGWHGFAGLDRRVSYPKIDADYHGFNQEIVNSGFISADFNGDGLSDIVKLAYVKDDYIKYNNGRGGYNEEWHPRTIAYFFKAKRDNTSNVVFDYVKQSKIDGVCDIQGMVSRPGGSTVLDFNGDGKADVLVPMLNTDTHLDQDHQYVIWRVFQGASNVIMGKVSNLRAAREMPLYTSIDINKDGKTEIFYVEATSKDGKYLGGCLNFVDKQELANETLLSFVFPKIPKKIFSGDFNNDGMPDLLFTYDGGYKIYFNNGTDSFATAFTEQNSKTGTTFGDDILMEQGDFNGDGLVDFVHCDNNGNANFAFNNGDGTFTAKYAIRLDMKDKNTGKDDDKYEIIPFDMDGDGKTDLLALKSDYKYHGGFHNHYSFRNTQVAWLRSTGEKLVQEKVVFTNGETDAIGGNVIVGDFTGDGQMSIMGYGKNIYNANASDPIKMRLYATQNYSVSSGKINTVTDGLGNVTSIEYASLTDSTVCLPTITSAKFPVVDIRPDLVMVKRSLAHGLTTDYRYGGLKAHVQGLGLIGFERTQSKVSFNNETTESIVDEWNPKYYTPQKVTTRSSVGDWKASSTSTISFAELNGTYFSYPKEQVATDYDGNVTTTSCVYDVEKGCPLNETVTYGSDAMYKKTEYKNYVKRLETWLPTTIVSSQKHEDANEEYASTTMLSYDEKGQVVQKEDHAGTPLALSTTNVYDSWGNVISSKRDMVWLR